GCCGACCAGGTGCTCGCCCTCGCCGAGGTTGAACAGGAACTCGTACGGCGCCGGATTGACCTTGCGCAGTCCCCGGTAGAAGGCGGCCGGGTCGGTGCAGGGGGCGTGGAAGACCTGGCCGGGGACCACCTCGAACAGGTCGCCGCGGACGAACTTCTCCTTGGCCGCGGCCACGACCTTGGCGTAGGAGCCCCTTTCGGGGTCGGCCGGGAGCTCGGACGGCGGCGGGGTCAGCGGCACGACCTCCCCCTCGCGGGCGAGCCCGTGGGTGGAGACGCCGTCCACGGTGAACTCGTAGCGGAACTCCTTGCTGGTCTCCCTCTTGCGGTCGATCACCATCACCCGGTCGGGCAGGTGCAGCACGAGGTCACGCTGGTCGGTGGCCCGCTTCAGAACCTGCCTGATCGGCTCGAACTGGAAGGCCAGGTCGTAGCCGAAGGAGCCGTACAGGCCCAGGTGCTCGTTCTCGCCCTTGAAGGCGGCGATGATCTCGCGGATCGCGGTGAAGACCGTGGGGCGGCGGCTGCGCATCTCCTCGGGGAGGATGTCCTCCGACTCCGCCACGTGGACCTCGACGAGGTCGGCCGTCGGCTCCTCGACGGGCTTGCCCGCCGCCAGCAGGCAGGACACGATGGCGGGCAGGACCACCCTGCCCCGGGCGTTCAGCGCGCGGGCGGAGATCCTACGTCCCCTGGCCACGATCTCCAGGCAGGGGTCGACGTAGGCGAGGTGCCATCGGCTGTAGCGGCCGGGATACTCCATCCCGGAGGAGAGCACTCCGCCACGGCGCTCGCCGAGCGTCGTGACGACGTCCTCAAGCACCGTCTCGGGCACGTCGGACGCGGTGACCTCGACCCCTATGCCGCCGGCGGTGGTATATCGGCTCGTCTCCACTGCGGTATCGCCCCTCTTGTTTCCCTGATGCCCTGAGGGAGCGGACACAGAAAAGGCCGCCTCCCCGGGCGGCCGTCTGTCTGCTCGCGAATGCGAAACCTGCGCCGCCTAGAAGCGGCGCCACCACTGAAGGGTAGTCGGGTGTCGCATGTGGCCAGAGTACCGGCGGCGACCGTGATCATGCAACGTGACGCCGCGACGGGTCCACTCCGGTCCGAAAACAGCAAAAATCCCCACAAGGTAAGCGGGCGTCGAGCGATCCGGCCCGCGCCGGGACCACGGGATCCGCCGGATCCGGGTGGACCTGTGGCCGATCGGGCACCGTTTCCGGCGCGGACACCGGATCCGCGTGCACGTCGCCGGAGGCGCGTATCCCCGGATCGCCCGCGACCTCGGCACCGGCGAGCCCCCGGGCACGGGCAGCGCGATGGTCGCGACCGGCCACGAGGTCTTCCACGACCCGTCCCCCGCGGCCCCCGCCCGGCCGTCCCCGCCCGAACCCGTCCCGGCCGCGGTGGCGGGTGCGCCGGGGCTAGGGTCGGGGGGTGCGCGCAGCCAGGTTGATGTCGTTGGTCCTGCTGCTCCAGGCCCGGGGCGGGATGACCGCGGCGGAGCTCTCCCAGGAGCTGGAGGTCTCCGAGCGGACCGTCCACCGTGACATGCTGGCCCTGTCGGAGGCCGGTGTGCCGGTGTACGCCGACCGCGGGCGGGGTGGCGGCTACCGGCTGCTGGACGGATACCGCACCCGCCTCACCGGGCTGGACCGCGCCGAGGCGGAGGCGCTGTTCCTGTCGGGCGTGCCGGAGGCGCTGCGGGAGATGGGACTGAGCGAGGTGGCGGCCACGGCGCGCCTGAAGGCCTCGGCAGCGCTCTCCCCCGGACTCCGCGACGCCCCCGCGACCGCGGCTCAGCGCTTCCACCTGGACGCCCCCGGCTGGTTCGCGAGCGAGCGGCCTCCCCCGGCGGCGCTGGCGCCCCTGGCCAGGGCGGTGTGGGGCGACCACCCGGTCACCGCCCTCTACCGGCGTGCCACGCGCACCCGTCCGGGCGAGCAGACCGGGCAGACCGGACAAGCCGCGGAAACCAGGAGAACCGAGCGGGCCGGACGCGGCGAACAAGCCGGGGAGAGCGAGCAGACCGAAGCGGCCAGGCAGACCGAGCAGGCCGGCGCCGCCCGGCGCCTGGAGCCGTACGGGCTCGTGCTGAAGGCGGGGGTCTGGTACCTGGCGACCCGGTTCGCCATCTACCGGGTCGACCGCTTCGACGAGGTCGAGATCCACTCCGGCCTGCGCTTCGAGCGGGACGGCGCCTTCGACCTGGCCGCGTTCTGGAGCGAGAGGGCGGCGCAGTTCGCCGGGTCCCTGCTCACCACGCACGTCACCGTACGCCTCAGCCCCGCCGGCCGCCGCGCGCTCCCCTCCGTCGCCGACCCCGCGGCCCTCGACGCCGCCCTGGCCTCCGCCGGTGAGCCCGACGAACGGGGGTGGGTCACGTTCCGCCTGCCCGTCGAGTCGCCGGAGGTCGCCTACAGCCAGATCCTCCGCTTCGGCCCGGAGGCCGAGGTCGTCGACCCGCCCGGCCTCCGGGCACGCCTGGCCGAAGCCGCCGCCCGCCTGCGCGACCTGTACGCCTCCCCCTGCCCCTCCGGCTCCCCCGCCGACACCTTCGATACCGGCGACACCCGCGTGTCAGACCGCTGACCTCTCACGACGATCCCAGCCTGAGGTCCGTTGCCCGGCGATTCGGGTGGTGGTCAGCGGTAGCCGGTGGCGTCGGCGGGCTTGCCCTTGCTCTCGACCTCCTCGATGTAGCGCCAGGCGTCGGGCCTGCTGCCGTCGACGTCGGTGAAGCCGTACACCTGGGCGAGTTGCCCGCTGGAGACCGACTGCCCCGACCAGCGCATCCGGTCCTCGTCGGCGGCGAGGGCGACGACCGCGCGGCCGACGTAGGCGGGTGTCTCGGAGATCACGAAGTGCGGCTGCTTGGCGGTGGCGTCCAGCCAGTTCTCCTCGGTGACGCCGAAGAGCTCCAGCATGTTCTCCGACCTGAGCCAGCCGGGAGTCAGCGAGATCGCGGCGCAGCCGTGCGGGCGCAGCTCGTGGGCCTGGCTGAACGCCAGGCGGTTCACCGAGATCTTGGCCAGGTCGTAGAAGGCCGAGAGCCGGTAGTTGGCGGTGTTGTACTCCAGGGTGCCGTCGGTCACCTCGATCACCATGCCCCCCGGGTTCTCGATCAGCAGGGGCAGGGCGTGGTGGCTGGTGATGAGGTGGGTGTCCACCGCCAGCCGGAGGACGCGCAGGCCGTCGTCGAGGGAGTGCTTCCAGACGGGGACGTTCCACTCGGTGAGCGGGTCGGCGCCCCAGACGTCGTTGACGAGGATGTCGAGCCTGCCCTGCTCGCTCCTGATCCGCTCCACCAGGGCGCGGACCTGCTCCGACTCCAGGTGGTCCACCCGGACCGCGATGCCGTGCCCG
This region of Streptosporangium sp. NBC_01495 genomic DNA includes:
- a CDS encoding helix-turn-helix transcriptional regulator — its product is MRAARLMSLVLLLQARGGMTAAELSQELEVSERTVHRDMLALSEAGVPVYADRGRGGGYRLLDGYRTRLTGLDRAEAEALFLSGVPEALREMGLSEVAATARLKASAALSPGLRDAPATAAQRFHLDAPGWFASERPPPAALAPLARAVWGDHPVTALYRRATRTRPGEQTGQTGQAAETRRTERAGRGEQAGESEQTEAARQTEQAGAARRLEPYGLVLKAGVWYLATRFAIYRVDRFDEVEIHSGLRFERDGAFDLAAFWSERAAQFAGSLLTTHVTVRLSPAGRRALPSVADPAALDAALASAGEPDERGWVTFRLPVESPEVAYSQILRFGPEAEVVDPPGLRARLAEAAARLRDLYASPCPSGSPADTFDTGDTRVSDR
- a CDS encoding SDR family oxidoreductase, whose protein sequence is MTRTLEGKVALVAGATRGTGRGIAVELGAAGATVYCTGRSTRERRSEMDRPETIEETAELVTRGGGHGIAVRVDHLESEQVRALVERIRSEQGRLDILVNDVWGADPLTEWNVPVWKHSLDDGLRVLRLAVDTHLITSHHALPLLIENPGGMVIEVTDGTLEYNTANYRLSAFYDLAKISVNRLAFSQAHELRPHGCAAISLTPGWLRSENMLELFGVTEENWLDATAKQPHFVISETPAYVGRAVVALAADEDRMRWSGQSVSSGQLAQVYGFTDVDGSRPDAWRYIEEVESKGKPADATGYR